A single Drosophila ananassae strain 14024-0371.13 chromosome 3L, ASM1763931v2, whole genome shotgun sequence DNA region contains:
- the LOC6495042 gene encoding cilia- and flagella-associated protein 206: MPRHKTLVDIGQRVMKRLQLLKLEVEEDFIVYVIHLLARDSRRGLLKTDLNKPTACALNSFVDMVVDTYVSPTDCTMINAKMAWVMKKGLTIDLQYVKNQYEEKFHQELELLIKDILQYPETCSKIQLDQLFAKMQVFIVACYHLGSPKNHVLLKLTAQALNSVIGRSDLQNYVLKKKYHRLEYLQRLAATVGGIVIYNNDGPDGDRDNVRSVVNDLEMAQKNTETAFAASMEKANGVRNICQALLEELVTIDSMAETISYKVPLEHMDRLNQFSLTYCMLHRCLTTLNSNYQTTAYLIEVELKRYNCVVAKINETLSMRTAIESELIFPHFVYIAQVWGNLNNFLHHIVELNKLREQLEALVVDDLVTMTKNTIAELQALNKRIKTPKVVTFDERMNAVKGLKTDGNFCNLAKADIKEFCGLFMTMTNGLLMPAKVIRKLCSNMDITFGFRDPQFARFAELRFEHFIVAFRSAVFNSANLALLFKLDDELIRQELQDLIIEPPKQMDSGNQTEMVVTNDLSPSNWINVTWNVWDYHRETIKLANMRNHQTHDSQTKISYGTRNAQNQTYNTREHM, encoded by the exons ATGCCGCGTCACAAGACCTTGGTGGACATTGGCCAGCGCGTAATGAAGCGCCTCCAGCTGCTGAAGCTGGAGGTAGAGGAGGACTTTATAGTCTATGTGATTCACTTGCTGGCTCGCGACTCCCGACGAGGTCTGTTGAAGACCGACCTGAACAAGCCAACGGCATGTGCCCTCAACTCTTTCGTGGACATGGTAGTGGACACCTATGTGAGTCCCACGGACTGCACCATGATCAATGCAAAGATGGCCTGGGTGATGAAGAAGGGCCTGACCATTGACTTGCAGTACGTTAAGAACCAGTATGAGGAAAAGTTCCACCAGGAACTGGAATTACTTATCAAGGACATTCTCCAGTACCCGGAGACCTGTAGCAAGATCCAGTTGGATCAGCTATTTGCCAAGATGCAGGTCTTTATTGTGGCCTGCTATCACCTCGGCAGCCCCAAGAACCATGTGCTGCTCAAGCTGACGGCCCAGGCTTTGAATAGCGTGATCGGGCGCAGTGACCTGCAGAACTATGTGCTCAAGAAGAAGTACCATCGACTGGAGTATCTGCAGCGTCTGGCGGCCACCGTGGGCGGAATTGTAATCTACAACAACGACGGCCCCGATGGGGATCGAGACAATGTGAGGAGTG TTGTAAACGATTTGGAAATGGCGCAGAAGAACACGGAAACCGCTTTTGCGGCCAGCATGGAAAAGGCTAATGGAGTGCGAAACATCTGCCAGGCGCTGCTGGAGGAACTAGTTACAATCGATTCCATGGCAGAGACAATTAGCTATAAAGTACCACTGGAGCACATGGACCGGCTCAACCAGTTCTCCCTGACCTATTGCATGCTGCACCGATGCCTCACAACCCTAAACTCGAACTACCAGACTACTGCCTACTTGATCGAGGTGGAGCTCAAGCGATACAATTGCGTAGTGGCCAAGATCAATGAGACCCTTTCCATGCGCACCGCAATCGAGTCGGAGCTGAtcttt CCGCACTTCGTTTATATTGCCCAAGTTTGGGGTAATCTGAACAACTTCCTGCACCACATTGTCGAGCTCAACAAGTTGAGGGAGCAGTTGGAGGCTCTGGTGGTCGATGACCTAGTGACCATGACCAAGAACACTATTGCCGAGCTGCAAGCCCTAAATAAACGCATTAAAACCCCGAAAGTCGTGACCTTTGATGAGCGCATGAACGCCGTTAAAGGCCTGAAAACGGACGGAAACTTCTGCAACCTGGCCAAGGCGGACATCAAGGAGTTCTGCGGCCTGTTCATGACCATGACCAACGGCTTGTTGATGCCGGCTAAAGTAATCAGAAAATTGTGCTCCAACATGGATATAACATTCGGCTTTCGGGATCCGCAATTCGCAAGGTTTGCAGAGCTCCGTTTCGAACATTTTATTGTCGCCTTCCGAAGTGCGGTCTTCAACAGCGCCAACCTAGCGCTTCTGTTCAAGTTAGATGACGAACTGATCCGCCAGGAGCTGCAAGATCTTATTATCGAACCCCCCAAGCAGATGGATTCCGGCAACCAAACGGAGATGGTCGTCACCAACGATCTCTCCCCGTCGAACTGGATCAATGTCACATGGAATGTATGGGACTACCACAGGGAA